Genomic window (Kosakonia sp. BYX6):
TGTTGCAACCGGGTTGGCAACAGGCGCAAATGGCCGTTGAACAGGCGGATTACTTCCTGAAAAACGGCAAAGCGCAGAAAGAGGAAAAACAGCTAATGGATTGTGTGTTGATTGATGACAGCAACGCCAGCAAGCTCAAAATGTTCAACCTCAGCCTATAACGCGGAGGCGCTATGTGGTCAAAACAATGGGGTAACGTGTGCATGGGATGCGTTGCCCTGTTGCTTACGGCCTGCACCGTGGTGGATCTGGATGAAAATGGTAAACCGATTATGCCTGTCGATCCGAATGCCAAAGCCAGTTTCGACAACCAGACCCCACAGCAGATCGCGCAACAAACCTGGCAGCCGCGCGTTATCGACGCCGCGAATCAACATGCGCTGGACAGCAACGCGCTCGCCAAACTTCTGAAAACCCCCACCGCCACGCCGCAAAGCGTGTTTGTCAGACTCACCAGCCCGGTTGAACGTGTTGATTCCAGCAACGCGCGCGAACAGCAACTGGTGATAAACCTCAACGGAGAGCCGTTGGCTATACAGATTGGTCCGGTGATACGCGGCAACGCCATTCGCGACGCAACCGGTTTTAAGTTTGAAGACTTCACCAACCAGGTGCAGTTTGCGCAGCTTTCCCGCGCCTATAACCGTGAAGCGGTGAAACACCTGCCGAAAGTGGATGCCAGTTGGGCCGGAAAACCGGCAACCGTGCTGATGGCGGTCACCCTTAACAGCGGTCAACTGCAAAATGCGGCGGCGCTGGCGCTGAAACAGGAGGCACCGTAATGCACAATCATTCTGAAAGTGACATTATCCTGCGCACCAAAAATGTGTCGATGCTGTTTCCCGGCACCGTGGCGCTCGACAACGTGGATTACAACGTCTGGCGCGGCCAGGTGAATGTGATTATCGGCGAGAACGGCGCGGGCAAATCGACGCTGATGAAAATCCTCGCTGGCGTGCAGCAACCAAGCCAGGGCGACATCGAACTGAACGGCAAGAATGTGCATTTCGCCGACACCCGCGCCGCCGCCGCGCACGGCATTGGCATGGTGCACCAGGAGTTGAACCTGTTTGAAAACCTTAACGTCGCCGAGAACATCTTTTTAGGCCGCGAGTTACAAAAAGGCATCACGCCGATTAACGAAGCCGAACAGGAAAAACGCACCGCCGAATTGCTCGCCCGCCTCGACCAGCCGATCTCGCCGCGCGAACTGGTCGGCAATTTAAAAGTTGGCCAGCAGCAACTGGTTGAGATTGCCAAAGCGCTGGCGGAAGACGCCGACATTCTGATCCTCGACGAGCCCACGTCGGCGCTGAGCAAAACGGAAGTAGAGATCCTGTTTCGCGTGATCCGCGAACTCACCCGCCAGGGCGTGACGATCATCTACATTTCGCACCGACTGGAGGAGTTGATGGCGATCGGCGATGTCATCACCATCCTGCGCGATGGCAAATTCCAGGCCGAAGCCAAAGTCAGCGAGATCGACGTGCCGTGGATTGTGCGCGAAATGCTGGGCAGCGATCCGGTCAGCACGTTTCTCTCGCCGGGACGGACATTCGGCGCGCCAATCCTCGAAGCGGAACACATCACCTGTGTTAATGCCAGCGGCGTGACCACGGTGAACGATGTCAGTTTTAAGGTGCACGCCGGGGAAATCGTCGGCATTTACGGGCTGATGGGCGCCGGGCGCACCGAGTTGTTTGAATGCATGCTCGGTACCGAGCGCAACTACCTTGGCAAATTGTGGCTCGACAGCAAACCGGTGCCGCAGCGGCTCACGCCCGCCGAACGCATTCGCATGGGCATGAGCCTGGTGCCGGAAGACCGCAAACGTACCGGCATTTTCCCCATTTCATCGGTGGCGACCAACCTGACGATTGCCAGCCTGTGGCGGCGTTTGCAGCGCGGGCTGACCATTGCGCGCAAAGCGGAAGAGGCGGTAGTTGCCAGCACCATTGGCGACTTGTCGATCAAGGTGTCGTCGCCGGAGGTAGAGATCCAGGCGCTGAGCGGCGGCAACCAACAAAAAGTGGTGATTGGCCGCTCGCTGTTGACCAACCCGAAAGTGTTATTCCTCGACGAGCCAACGCGCGGTATTGATGTGGGGGCGAAAGCCGATGTGTTTCGCATGATGGTGCAGCTTTCCGAAGAGGGGATCGCCGTGGTCTTTTCCACCTCCGATCTGAAGGAAATTATGGCGGTTTCTGACCGCATTATGGTGATGTCGGGCGGCAAACTGACCGCCGATATTCAACGCGATCGGGCCGAGGAATCGGCGCTGGTAACAGCAAGTGCTCAGGGGTTCTGATATGAAAACAACACAATCTGTGGCGATGGTCCCGCGCGCGGGCGCGTCGTTATCGCGCGAGAGCATTCTGCTGTTGCTGCTGAAGTTGCGTACCTTTATTGCCCTGTTTTTGATCGTCGGCTTTTTTACTGCCACGGTGCCGGGCTTTCTCTCCACCGGCAGCCTGTTGATCATGATTAAACACATCGCCATCAACGCATTTTTGGCGCTCGGCATCACCTTTGTGATCATCACCGCCGGGATTGATTTGTCGATTGGCGCAACGTTGGGGCTGTGCGGCATGATCGCCGGTTGGTTGATTACCAAAGGCATTGTGCTGCCAATGTTTGGCATCGCCATTTTCCCCAGTGTCTGGGTGATTGTGCCGCTGGTGCTGCTGATAGGCGGGCTGATTGGCGCGGTAAACGGCTGGATTATTACCCGCTATAACGTCGCGCCGTTTATCTGCACCCTCGGCACCATGTATGTGCTGCGCGGCGCGGCGATGCTGACGTCCGACGGGCAAACCTTCCCGGGATTGTCCGGTAACCCATTGTTGGGCAATACCGGTTTTGACGAGATTGGCGCGGGAACGCTGTTCGGCATTCCGTGGGCCATCTGGCTGATGATCGTGCTGGCGGTGGTGATTGCTTATATCGCGCGCCGCCTGCCGTTTGGTCGTCATGTTTACGCCATCGGCGATAACGAACGCGCCGCGGAGCTTTCCGGTGTGCGGGTGAAGCAGGTGAAAATTTGGGTGTATACCCTTTCCGGCTTGTGCGCCGCGCTGGCCGGAATTGTGGTTTCCGCACAGTTATTGGCGAGCCATCCGGCCAACGGCACGGCATTCGAAATGAACGCCATCGCCGCCGTGGTGCTCGGCGGAACCTCGTTGGCTGGCGGTCGCGGAACGGTACTCGGCACGCTGATTGGTGCTTTTGTGATTGGTTTTCTCGCCGACGGCCTGGTGATGATGGGCGTCAGCGAGTTCTGGCAGATGGTGATTAAAGGCATCGTGATTATCGTCGCGGTGATCATCGATCAGATGCAAAACCGCATGCAGCAAAAAGCGGCTGTGGTGGCGCAAAAAGCGGTCATTGAGGGGAAATAACTTATCCGGCCGACAAGTTCAGCACAGCCCGGGTAGGCCTGATAAGCGAAGCGCCATCAGGCGTTCGGGTGCCGGGAATGGTGCCGGATGGCGGCTACCGCCCTATCCGGCCTACAAGTTCAGCACGGCCCAGGTAGGCCTGATAAGCGAAGCGCCATCAGGCGTTCGGGTGCCGGGAATGGTGCCGGATGGCGGCTACCGCCTTATCCGGCCTACAAGTTCAGCATGGTCCGGGTAGGCCTGATAAGCGAAGCGCCATCAGGCGTTCGGGCTCCGGGAATGGCGCCGGA
Coding sequences:
- a CDS encoding ABC transporter permease — translated: MKTTQSVAMVPRAGASLSRESILLLLLKLRTFIALFLIVGFFTATVPGFLSTGSLLIMIKHIAINAFLALGITFVIITAGIDLSIGATLGLCGMIAGWLITKGIVLPMFGIAIFPSVWVIVPLVLLIGGLIGAVNGWIITRYNVAPFICTLGTMYVLRGAAMLTSDGQTFPGLSGNPLLGNTGFDEIGAGTLFGIPWAIWLMIVLAVVIAYIARRLPFGRHVYAIGDNERAAELSGVRVKQVKIWVYTLSGLCAALAGIVVSAQLLASHPANGTAFEMNAIAAVVLGGTSLAGGRGTVLGTLIGAFVIGFLADGLVMMGVSEFWQMVIKGIVIIVAVIIDQMQNRMQQKAAVVAQKAVIEGK
- a CDS encoding sugar ABC transporter ATP-binding protein; translated protein: MHNHSESDIILRTKNVSMLFPGTVALDNVDYNVWRGQVNVIIGENGAGKSTLMKILAGVQQPSQGDIELNGKNVHFADTRAAAAHGIGMVHQELNLFENLNVAENIFLGRELQKGITPINEAEQEKRTAELLARLDQPISPRELVGNLKVGQQQLVEIAKALAEDADILILDEPTSALSKTEVEILFRVIRELTRQGVTIIYISHRLEELMAIGDVITILRDGKFQAEAKVSEIDVPWIVREMLGSDPVSTFLSPGRTFGAPILEAEHITCVNASGVTTVNDVSFKVHAGEIVGIYGLMGAGRTELFECMLGTERNYLGKLWLDSKPVPQRLTPAERIRMGMSLVPEDRKRTGIFPISSVATNLTIASLWRRLQRGLTIARKAEEAVVASTIGDLSIKVSSPEVEIQALSGGNQQKVVIGRSLLTNPKVLFLDEPTRGIDVGAKADVFRMMVQLSEEGIAVVFSTSDLKEIMAVSDRIMVMSGGKLTADIQRDRAEESALVTASAQGF
- a CDS encoding DUF2291 family protein, with translation MWSKQWGNVCMGCVALLLTACTVVDLDENGKPIMPVDPNAKASFDNQTPQQIAQQTWQPRVIDAANQHALDSNALAKLLKTPTATPQSVFVRLTSPVERVDSSNAREQQLVINLNGEPLAIQIGPVIRGNAIRDATGFKFEDFTNQVQFAQLSRAYNREAVKHLPKVDASWAGKPATVLMAVTLNSGQLQNAAALALKQEAP